The Anaeromyxobacter sp. Fw109-5 genomic interval CGCCCTCGACCTCGGGCTGGAGGGCGTGGAGGGCGCAGCGCGTGCAGGTCCAGCTGTTCCAGCCCTTCTTGACGGCCTCGTCGAGGCACGCGTCGTAGAAGGTGCAGAAGAGGTTGCGGTGACCCTCGACCCCACGGTCGGGGTTGATCGGAGCGGTGAGCTCGCTGGGGCACGGCTTGTCGAGCACGATGGACTCCTCCGGATGGCCGGGCCATCCCTCCAGGCAGCGCGACAGCGCGTCCTGCCCATCCGCCGTCGCCGCCGTCCCCCCTCGAGAATCGGCGTGCGGCCCGGCGCCCAAGGCGGCGCCGGAGCGCGCGCAGCCCCCCGATCGACAGGGGCCGGGCGCGCGCGCTATATGGCGCCGCTCCATGGAGCGAGTCAAGCCCTGCCGTACCGATCGTGAAGGCCGCGAGAGGCGTCGCGACGAAAGCTGCGGACGCGCTTGGGCTTACACCCGTGGGGTGATCGCCTTGCTTGCTTTACTGGGGGTCGCGCCGACCCAGGCCGCGGTACGTGAGCCGCTGTGCGCCTGGCTCTCGGGCATCGCGGAGGCCGCGCAGGCGCAGGCGGACGGCGACGCCGCGGCGGCGGAGATCGCGGCACGACGGGCGCTCGGCGCACGCCCGCGCGGTGCCGCGGCGGGGCGTGCTTCGGCGGCGCTGGGGCTCGCCCTGGCCGGCCGTGGCGCGAACGCGGAGGCCGCCGAGACCCTCGAGACCGCCCTCGCGGGGGCGACGCAATCCGCCCGCGCCCACCTCGCCCTGGCGCGCGCCGAGGCGCTGCTCTCCTCCGGGGACGCGCCGCGGGCGGCCAAGCTCTTCGGAGACGTGGCGGTTTCCGGCGATCTCGCGGTCGCGCGGCGCGCGCGCTGGCGCGAGCCGGAGGCGCTGCTGGCGGCCGGCCTCGCCCCGGAAGCCGTGCCGCTCCTCGAGGCGCTCCTGCGCGACCAGCCGGCCGACGGCGCCGCGCCCGCCGCGCGGCTGGCGCTCGCGCGCGGCCTGCGCGAGCTCGGCGAGGACGTCCGCGCGGCCGAGGTGTATCGGTCGCTGTGGCTCGAGCGGCCGGAGCTGCCGCAGGGGCGCGCCGCGGGCGGCGCTCTCGAGACGTGGCGCGCCGCCGCAGGTCCCGTCCCCCCTGCGACCGCGGCCGAGCAGCTCGCGCGCGCGGACCGCCTCCTCGCCACGGGGTGGCCCGACGAGGCGCTCCTCGCGCTGGACGCGGCCGAGCACGCGGATCCTCCCCCTGCCCCCGAGCGCGCCGCAGTGCTGCGCGCGGGAGCGCTCGTCGCGCTCGGTCGCTTCGAGGAGGCCCGGCGGCTCGCCGCGCCGCTCACCGGGGCGACGGACGAGAGCGACCGTCGCGGCGCGCTGCTCGTGCTCGCGCGCGTGGCGGCGAGGGCGGCGCGCGTGGACGAGGCGAGCCGCCTCTACGGCGAGCTGGCGGCGCTCCGGGCGCCCGTCCCGGGCCTCCCGGGGTGGCGGCAGCGCGACCTCGGCGACGAGGCCGCCTACCTCGCCGCCTGGCTCCACTACGATGCCGGGCGGTACGCGCGCGCCGCGACGGCGCTGGACGCGTTCGCGAAGGCGAACCGCCGCTCGCGCCGCGCGGACGACGCGCGCTGGTTCGCGGCGTGGTCGCTGTACCGTCTCGGGCGCGGAGCCGCCGCCGCGCGCGCGCTCGCGAAGCTCGAGCGCACGTCGTACGCGGATGCCGCCGCGTACTGGCGCGCGCGCCTCGCCCGCGCGCCGCGCGAGCAGCGGCGCCTGTACCGCGCGGCGATCGACGCCGGCGGCGACGGCTGGTACGCGCTGCTGGCGCGCGCGCGGCTCAGGGCGCTCGGAGAGGAGCTCGCGCGGGTGCCGCCGGCGGACGCGCGCCCCTTGCCCGAGGTGCGCGACCCCGACGCGGCGGCGCGCCTCGCGGTCGCGGTCGAGCTCCTCGGGCTCGGGCTACGCACCGAGGCGCTGGAGGAGCTCTCCGACCTGGCCCGCTCCTGGCGCATCCGTCCGGCGGCGCCGGTCGTCGCGCAGCTCGCCGCGTTCGCGGGCGACGCGGAGGTCCCGTTCCGCGTGGCCCGGGATCACCTCCTGCCCACCCGCCGCACGCTGCGGTGGGCGCACCCCGAGCCCTACCCCGAGCTCGTCCCGGCGCGCGCGACCGCCGTGGGCCTCGATCCCTCCCTGCTGCTCGCCGTCATGCGGCGGGAGTCCGGGTTCCGCCCCCGGATCCGGAGCGGCGCCGGCGCCGAGGGGCTGCTGCAGCTTCGGCCGGCGACGGCCGAGCGCGTCGCGGCGGTGCTCGGGCTTCCGCCGGGCCTCGGGGCGCGGCTGGGCGAGCCGGAGGTGAACATCACCCTCGGCTCGCACTACCTCGGGCTGCTCCTCGCGCGGTTCGGCGAGCCGGCCCTCGCGGTCGCCGCGTACAACGCGGGCCCGGCGGCGGCCGCGGAGTGGGCCCGGTCGCGCGCCGGCATGCCCCTCGACGCCTGGGTCGAGTCGATCCCGTACCGGGAGACGCGCAGCTACGTGAGGATCGTGCTCACGGACTGGGACGTTTATCGGGCGTTGAGGGGAGACGCGCCCGCGCCCATCGATCCCGCCCGCGTGGTGTCGGCCCCGCGCGGCGGCGTCGCGTTCTGACCCGGGGCGCCGCTCACAGGGTTGTCCAGAATGCCGGGGACCTTCGCCGCGGCGACGGGACCGGCGTTCTGGACAGCCCGCTCAGGTGCCCTCGGAGACCGGCGGCGCCGCCGCACGCACCGCGGCGAGGATCTCGTCACCGAGCCGCCGCATCACCGAGGGGGTGACGCCCGGGATGCGTCCGAGCTCGTCCGCGTCGCGCGGGAGCCGGCGGGCGATGGCGATCATCGCGTCCTCGCCGAGGACCTTGAACGGCGGACGATCCAGGCCGCTCGCCCGCTCCTCGCGCGCGACGTAGATCGCGCGCAGGACGGCCAGGCCGGCCGGGTCGAGCTCGCGGGCGCCGCGCAGCCGCCGGAAGCCCTCGGGGTCGAACACCCGCTCGCGGGCGACGACCGCCGCGATCCGCTCGAACTCGCGGCGCGCCTGCTCGCTGGCGCCGAGCGTGTCGAGCTCGCCCGCGAGCATGTCGCGCAGCGCGAGGAGGTAGTGCGTGTCGAGCGCCGCGTAGGCGAGCTGCGCGGCGGTCAGCGGCCGCTGGCCCCAGTCCGAGCGCTGGAACGTCTTCGAGAGGCGCACGCCGAAGTGGGCCTCGACGAGCGCCGAGAGCCCGAGCCCCTGCCGCCCCAGCCGGCGGGCCGCCGCCATGGTGTCGAACAGGCGCGGGAGGTGCCACCCGTACTCGCGCCTGAGGCAGCGCACGTCGTAGTCGGCGCCGTGGAGCACCGTCTCCCGCCCGTCGCAGAGCACCTCGCCGAGCGGCGAGGGATCCACCGCGAGCGGATCGACGATGTAGTCGGCCGCGCGGGTCGACACCTGCAGCAGGCAGATCCGCTCGCGGTAGACGTGGAAGCTGTTCGATTCCGTGTCGAGCGCCACCACCGGCTCCGCGCGGACCTCCTCCACCAGCCGCGAGAGCGACGAGGAGTCGGCGACGAGGAGCGGGGTGGCGCCTTGTCGAGGAGGCGTCATCCTGCGGGATTCTAGCCGACGCGGGCGAGCGCCGCTGCCACCTCGGCGGCGACCCCTGCATTTCGCTCCAGCAGCGCCACGTTCGCCGCCCGCGCCCGGCCGTGCGTCGCGCGGGCGACCGCCTCCAGCAGGAAGGGCGTCACCGCCTTGCCGCGCACGCCGCGGTTGCGCGCCTCGACGAGCGCCGTCGCGATGGCCGCGTCGACGACCTCGCGCGGCACCGGCTCGGGCGGCGGGACGGCGAGCACGACGCCTTCCCTGCGCGCGAGCGCGCCGAAGTGGAGCGCGAGCACGCGGGCGACCTGCGCGGCGTCCTCGACGCGGTGCTCGAGCCCCACGCCGCTGCCGTCGGAGTAGAAGGCGGGCAGCTCGGAGGTGCGCCAGCCGAGCACCGGGATCCCCAGCGTCTCGAGGGCCTCCGCGGTCGCGGCCACGTCCAGGATCGCCTTGGGCCCGGCGCACACGACGCAGACGGGGCAGCGCGCCAGCTCGGCGAGATCCGCCGAGACGTCCGCCGCGCCCACCGCCGGCTCGCCCTCGGGGATCCGGTGTACGCCGCCGAGGCCGCCCGTCGCGAACACCCGGATGCCCGCGTGCGTCGCGACGGCCGCGGTGGCGGACACGGTCGTCCCGGCGTCGCGTCCCTCCGCCACGACCGCGGCGACGTCCCGGAGCGCGGCCTTCGCCGGGGCGCGCGCGGGGT includes:
- a CDS encoding lytic transglycosylase domain-containing protein; translated protein: MIALLALLGVAPTQAAVREPLCAWLSGIAEAAQAQADGDAAAAEIAARRALGARPRGAAAGRASAALGLALAGRGANAEAAETLETALAGATQSARAHLALARAEALLSSGDAPRAAKLFGDVAVSGDLAVARRARWREPEALLAAGLAPEAVPLLEALLRDQPADGAAPAARLALARGLRELGEDVRAAEVYRSLWLERPELPQGRAAGGALETWRAAAGPVPPATAAEQLARADRLLATGWPDEALLALDAAEHADPPPAPERAAVLRAGALVALGRFEEARRLAAPLTGATDESDRRGALLVLARVAARAARVDEASRLYGELAALRAPVPGLPGWRQRDLGDEAAYLAAWLHYDAGRYARAATALDAFAKANRRSRRADDARWFAAWSLYRLGRGAAAARALAKLERTSYADAAAYWRARLARAPREQRRLYRAAIDAGGDGWYALLARARLRALGEELARVPPADARPLPEVRDPDAAARLAVAVELLGLGLRTEALEELSDLARSWRIRPAAPVVAQLAAFAGDAEVPFRVARDHLLPTRRTLRWAHPEPYPELVPARATAVGLDPSLLLAVMRRESGFRPRIRSGAGAEGLLQLRPATAERVAAVLGLPPGLGARLGEPEVNITLGSHYLGLLLARFGEPALAVAAYNAGPAAAAEWARSRAGMPLDAWVESIPYRETRSYVRIVLTDWDVYRALRGDAPAPIDPARVVSAPRGGVAF
- a CDS encoding ribonuclease D, with product MTPPRQGATPLLVADSSSLSRLVEEVRAEPVVALDTESNSFHVYRERICLLQVSTRAADYIVDPLAVDPSPLGEVLCDGRETVLHGADYDVRCLRREYGWHLPRLFDTMAAARRLGRQGLGLSALVEAHFGVRLSKTFQRSDWGQRPLTAAQLAYAALDTHYLLALRDMLAGELDTLGASEQARREFERIAAVVARERVFDPEGFRRLRGARELDPAGLAVLRAIYVAREERASGLDRPPFKVLGEDAMIAIARRLPRDADELGRIPGVTPSVMRRLGDEILAAVRAAAPPVSEGT
- a CDS encoding pseudouridine-5'-phosphate glycosidase; translated protein: MDTPLRISEEVREALAAGRPVVALESSVVAQGLPPPHGLEAARRCLAAVRAGGAVPAAVAILEGTVVVGASEAQLARLADPARAPAKAALRDVAAVVAEGRDAGTTVSATAAVATHAGIRVFATGGLGGVHRIPEGEPAVGAADVSADLAELARCPVCVVCAGPKAILDVAATAEALETLGIPVLGWRTSELPAFYSDGSGVGLEHRVEDAAQVARVLALHFGALARREGVVLAVPPPEPVPREVVDAAIATALVEARNRGVRGKAVTPFLLEAVARATHGRARAANVALLERNAGVAAEVAAALARVG